GGGCAAGTCGCCTTGTCCCTGCAACGATTTCGTTTCCGCCGAAAGTTTTGTTTTTCAGGAAGCGGCTCTGTTCACGATCTAGCCGATAGTACGAAGTAAGGAAGTCATAAGTTGCTAAAAAGAACCCGCCTGTACCGCAGCAGGGATCCCCGATTGTTTTCAGGGGTTCGGGCTGGAGGCACTGGACCATGACCTTGATGAGAGGCCTCGGGGTGAAGTACTGCCCGGCTCCGCTTTTTGTATCTTCGGCATTTTTCTGCAGGAGCCCCTCGTAGATCTCTCCTTTTGTATCCACACCCATCATTACCCAGCTTTCTTTGTCGATCATGTCAATGATCTTGTACAGCATGGCAGGGTCGCTGACTTTGTTCTGAGCTTTGAGGAAGATCTGACCGAGCATCCCGGGCTTTTTCCCTAGCGCTTCCAGAAGCTCCCTGTAATGAGTGTCGAGTTCTGCCCCACGCTGCTGTTTCAGATTATCCCAAGTATATTCCTCCGGGATGCCGATATTTCTGTTGTACGGCGGCTTCCTGTATTCTTCAGCCATTTTCAGGAATATGAGGTAGGTCAACTGTTCCAGATAATCTCCGTAGCTCACGCCCCCGTCCCTCAGGACGTTGCAGAAGCTCCAGACTTTGGAAACGATGGATGAGGTATTTTCAGACATGGTTTGGATCCTTGAGTTTGGAATAATATTTTTGATTTGGGCTACTTGGTTTATCAGGGATGGTCATATGGAGAATACCGGCCTCCAAAAGAGGTTTTAATATATGCTTTCGGAAATGTTCCCTATGTGTTAATTGTAAGTGTTCCATAATCTCAGTGGCTGTTTTAGGTTCCTTACAAAATTCGATTATTATTTCCTGTTTATCGACATGTGAGGTAGCTTGCGCGGTAGCTTGCGGGGTAACTTGGGGGGTAATTTACAGGATCATTTACGGTATCACTTACAGTATCATTTAACCAGCCAGTGATATCCTTTGATCCTGTGGTTTATGTTTTTACGCCCTCAATTGCTCCTTCAATTGAACTCTCAGTTTTCTCACTATCAATAGGCATAATCAGATTACAATTCATTTTCCTTTTCCATTTTTTTCATTCCCTGTTCTTTCCGCCTTATTCTTTCCAGCAAAACCTCAGCCGGCTCCCAATCCTCTGCCCCTTGAACCTCTGCAAGTTCCC
The genomic region above belongs to Methanosarcina horonobensis HB-1 = JCM 15518 and contains:
- a CDS encoding Fic family protein, which translates into the protein MTPQVTPQATAQATSHVDKQEIIIEFCKEPKTATEIMEHLQLTHREHFRKHILKPLLEAGILHMTIPDKPSSPNQKYYSKLKDPNHV